The Haloplanus sp. GDY1 genomic sequence CTCACCCGCCGTGGCCTCGTGGAGGCGCCTGCGGAGGTCCAGTCTGTCCATCACGTCGTCGGCGAGCGCCGAGAGCAGGTCACGCTCCGCCGCCGTGAGCGTCCCCGGTTCGTCGTCGAACAGGCAGAAGACGCCGACCGCGTCGCCCGCGGCGGTCCGGATCGGCGCCCCGGCGTAGAACCGGATCGAGGCCTCGATCAACGCCTCGTTGCCCTCGAAGCGCGGGTCCGCCTGCGTGTCGGGGATCACCGTCACCCCGTCGTCGAGGATGGCGTAGGTACAGACCGTCCGTTCGCGGTCCAACCGATCCACGTCGACCTCGTGACAGGCGACGAACCGCTCCTGGTGGGCGTCGAGGAAGCCGACCGTCGCCGCGTCGACGTCGAACAGCGCGGCCGCGATCCTCGTGAGGCGGTCGAGCGACGCGTCGGGAACGCCGGGCAGGTCGTCGACGTACTTCGTCACGGCGTCGAGGCGGGCGTCCTCGTCGTCGGGGAGGGGGTAGGCGGTCTGGCTCCGGTTGTCGACGCTGAACTCGAGGAGGTCGACCAACTCCTCGCGTGCGTCCGGCGCCCCCTTGTCGACGTACTCGACGACGGCCGTCCCGAGGTCGGCGGTGTCGAGTTCGTCGAACCCGGCGTCGGTGAAGAGGACGCAGGTCGCGTCGGGAACGGTCGTGCGCGCTCGCTCGACGAGTTCGAGTCCGGTTCCGTCGGGGAGGTCGTACTCGGTGACGACGCCGGCGACCGACTCGTCGAGCGCCTCGCGGGCCTCGGCCAGCGAGCCACTGAGCGTCGCGTCGATACCGGCCTCCCGGAGTGCGGCCCGCGTGGCACGTCCGTCCTCCGGGGCGGGATCGACACACAGGACCCTCATATCCTACGTCTGACCGCCCCCGATCATAAGTCCCCAACATCGAACGACCGACAGGTGCGTCGCCGCGGAAGGGAACGCACTTCACCCCGGCCGCCGAGGATCGACCGATGACGGTCTTCCTCGACGACGTCGACCGCTGGGACGGCGAGTCACACGGGACGTACGCGGTGACCGAGGCGGAAATCGTGGAGTTCGCGGAGCGCTACGAC encodes the following:
- a CDS encoding GAF domain-containing protein, which translates into the protein MRVLCVDPAPEDGRATRAALREAGIDATLSGSLAEAREALDESVAGVVTEYDLPDGTGLELVERARTTVPDATCVLFTDAGFDELDTADLGTAVVEYVDKGAPDAREELVDLLEFSVDNRSQTAYPLPDDEDARLDAVTKYVDDLPGVPDASLDRLTRIAAALFDVDAATVGFLDAHQERFVACHEVDVDRLDRERTVCTYAILDDGVTVIPDTQADPRFEGNEALIEASIRFYAGAPIRTAAGDAVGVFCLFDDEPGTLTAAERDLLSALADDVMDRLDLRRRLHEATAGEADE